The Melitaea cinxia chromosome 9, ilMelCinx1.1, whole genome shotgun sequence DNA segment taatttattaagaaactgaaattagtaaaataaatttttggctTAGAAATATCACAAAGGTTGTGATaagccaatttaaaaaatattttttaagctaaCTAGccatttaacaaaatttatatgacAACAATATTGAAGAAAAACATATAAGTGACTAGTAACTACCTACATAAGTTCTTTAGGCAAAAAATTGATTAATTCTCTTAAATAAAGGATAATAAAACACTGGCTACGTCTCGTAGTTTTACCCACATATCACTCGTTTCTGTggaattttattactaaaaagcAGATGTTCAAATCTAGGGTACTTACAAAAGTTTCAAACAACTTGTTATCGTCTGTCCCTACTATCAAACTTTCAAATAATCGTGAATATTATACCAAGTTGTAACACAACtggtaataaaacaaattttggcATTTATAACATTAGGATCAAACCTGTAATTGAACTCTAATGTGACAGATATAAAGTCTGAACCAAGAGAGGTCAGCGATGGCACTTCTTCCTCATTCAATACAAACACCTTAACTGGCAGACTGACATCAAATTTTATCATTCCTGGCCCTGTGGTTCTGTTACTAATCATTTCTAGGTTCGGCGCCTTTCTTTTACTGAAATAagtttactaattataaatataattgtaggtaggtacctatatatgtatatatgcatGGCAAtgcatattataaatataaatataatatatgcgaAGTTTACGCTTttcaaaagttaattaaaagattcatatttaaaaagatttaagtaaaattgatcatataattaattttctacattatagtagtataaaatataccttCCTTGTATAGAATTTATAACGTAGCATTTTCCGAATTCAGTTTCCATTGGTACAAAGTGTGTGCAACAATCGAATGTTTCGTCATTCCACGAACAATTCGACAATATTTCACGGCATCCACTACGAACCTTTagaattattagaaaaataattttaatataaatacctatttttaattACGACTTCGATAACTTTATTGGATAAAACATACCAAATTAGCATAATAATATAGATTGGATTCGAAACATTCTTCTAACGCATTGTCAGTTCCACAGAAATCGGATACGTAATATGTAACACCTTTAAAATATGCTATTTCTTTCAAAATTTCTTCTATTTCATATTCATGACCTTGTCCCCATAAGCTGAAATCAAACTTTACTTTGAGATATTCCAAAAGGAAACCAATATAGCCGTAGTGAATTTCCAGGTTCATTTTAATTCATCCACTAGTTACGTTGTGATATGGCCAACTGATGATATAAACACACTGGCGAAAAGGCCcaaaattgaaaaacaaattaggtTCGGTAGGGATTATTAAGTGACccccaaaaacattttcaaataaaatatctcaGATTAccaattaaaacaattacaacaaaatataatgcTTAATCAAAAAAGTGGATTTTGATGCATCGTTGTTGTAGAGTTCAAAAAAATTCACATATGTAGGTCATTAAAACAACAAAACTAAACTTAGTTTACGGTTAATGCCTATTTGCATAAAAGATAAGAGAAAAAGATTCTGGATATTTAAAACcaacagaataaaaaattacttacataTCAGAAACATTTTCGATTCTTCCAGAATTTTCGTTTTCACATACAGCAATTGACGGAAACTGAGTATTCCAGTCTTTATAAGTAGTTTCAACCACAAAAGATATTGGTTTATTTTGAAAGGCGTCGTACTGAGCAGCAATTAAGAGCATCGATCCGTACCAAGAAAGAATGACGAATATCAaccaaaataatcttaaaaaatatattttatataaaactatgtgaaaagaaaaatacaaattcGCTAGTAGTTATTATTACACAACATATCACAATGTAAAACTCTAGTTTTAAATGTAcgtgttttttttacaaaaagttaaTGGATATTCGAAAATTTCATAGAGAGAATTCATCTTTTTGTCAgtcaatttttgtatgtttttttttattcgaaacaaCTTTTAGAATAAAAGTTAAACTGACTTAAAAATGAACAATATGCTagcaaaataaaatacgaaattcgaaaaaaaaaatacgcacagaattttttaaaactatttaatataatatactaaaccTTTCAATCCAATGTCTTTTAAAGTCTCCAATATATCGAAAACCGTGTATCGATGTAGTTTGGGGTAAACTTTTAATACCTTCCCACCAAATTTGTAAATATCTTTTGACGCGGTCTTCATCCATTATTATATAGGTAGATACCTACTAATAAACCGAGCTGTATAGACTCCTGactttacaatattttagtatattttattttttcaatgaaCAGTATTGAAAACCTTTGCCCTTGTGCTCACAAACTTGCCTAGAACGCTTTTATATCTGACTTTATAACAAGATTTAACAAgcattattttgaattataaatatctaaaaaaaatccgTACTTATACGCACTTTTTATAATAGAACGATTACTAGTCATTATAGTAATTTTAGGGGACCGTATCACCAACAATTTGAGCCAATATGAGCAGATATAAATCATGTTTgtctatttaaaatttagaaagTCTAGACTAGATTATTATATGATTTctcttttaagaaatatatttaactttttatgcCATCAGCGTATAATTACTAAAGCTACTCTGCTTCACTAACGTAATGATACTTCActaaataatgatataatatatttctttattatattgatattatattgatattattttgatataatatatttattataatttct contains these protein-coding regions:
- the LOC123656634 gene encoding sodium channel protein Nach-like; amino-acid sequence: MDEDRVKRYLQIWWEGIKSLPQTTSIHGFRYIGDFKRHWIERLFWLIFVILSWYGSMLLIAAQYDAFQNKPISFVVETTYKDWNTQFPSIAVCENENSGRIENVSDILWGQGHEYEIEEILKEIAYFKGVTYYVSDFCGTDNALEECFESNLYYYANLVRSGCREILSNCSWNDETFDCCTHFVPMETEFGKCYVINSIQGSKRKAPNLEMISNRTTGPGMIKFDVSLPVKVFVLNEEEVPSLTSLGSDFISVTLEFNYRRQITIKNIENDVDARKIVPEKRKCRYINENILNVYPYYSYTACTVQCRKNAQMRLCNCTNFFMPNTSESEKCNITGILCLNEYVQQLSVLKARWSSRPGLHCDCLPSCTEAEISIVKDFNTVNSRNRSTVQVELSSLPTERYRRNVVRGVLDLVVSTGGTGGLFLGASILSFVELIYILLLRPFCDIYSQRNEDQWHRKYGNRLIEDNKFKLNSNFALNNMKKQLK